The Armatimonadota bacterium genome contains the following window.
GATCCCGCCGATCGTGGCGGCCCACAATCCCGGCGGCACCCCGGTCAACGCGCCCGCCAACCCGAAGCTCCAAGCCCTGGGAACGATCAACCAGGCCGTGGAGGTGCGCGCCGACCCCGCAGAGGACGCCAACCTCCGGAAACTCCTCGGAGGGATCGGTGCCTATCAGAACCCGCTCCGCGACAACGCCTGGCAGGTGGACTACCGGTACTGGAAGGAGGCCCGCAGGCGCCTGCTCGCGGCGGGCTATCAGATCGAAGAGACGGACTATATGGGCCGCCCCCTCGAGGAGTGGGAACCGATCACCCGCGGCTGGGCGCGCGCAGAGCTGTCGTAGCGGAACTGCTATCTGATCAGCATCGCGTCCCCGAAGCTGTAGAACCGATAGCCCCGTTCGACCGCCTCCCGGTACGCCGCCAGGACTGTCTGCCGGTCGGCGAAGGCGCAGACCAGCATCAGCAGCGTTGTGCGCGGAAGGTGGAAGTTGGTGATCAGCGCATCGACCACGCGGAACCGGTGGCCGGGCAGGATGAACAACTCGGTCCACCCCCTGCCCGCCTCGACCGTCCGCTCCTCGGTCGCCGCGGTCTCCAGGGTGCGCACGACCGTCGTGCCGACGGCGACCACACGCCGTCCTGCCTGCCGCGCACACCGGATCGCAGCGGCGGTTTCCGAAGGGATCTCGTAGTACTCCGCCTCCATTTGGTGTCTGGAAGGGTCCTGGGACCTCACCGGTCGGAACGTACCGGGGCCGACGTGCAGGGTGAGGAACGCGCGGTCGATCCCGCGGGCTGACAGACGATCCAGCAGTTCGGGCGTAAAGTGCAGCCCCGCGGTCGGCGCCGCCACGGCCCCTTCGACCCGGGCGTAGACGGTCTGGTAGGCTTCCGGGTCTTGGGGCGCCCGGCGGATGTAGGGCGGCAGCGGCATCTGCCCTCGACGCCGCAACACCTCCGGCAGCGCAGCGT
Protein-coding sequences here:
- the queA gene encoding tRNA preQ1(34) S-adenosylmethionine ribosyltransferase-isomerase QueA: MRLADFDYHLPPDRIAQSLARPRDASRLMVLDRRTGALSHRVFRDLPDLLSPGDLLVLNDTRVLPARLRGVRDPGGGQVEVLVLRGAGEASWLAMVRPSRRLREGVRLRLAGGLTATVTTRRGGGVWLLEVHGNAALPEVLRRRGQMPLPPYIRRAPQDPEAYQTVYARVEGAVAAPTAGLHFTPELLDRLSARGIDRAFLTLHVGPGTFRPVRSQDPSRHQMEAEYYEIPSETAAAIRCARQAGRRVVAVGTTVVRTLETAATEERTVEAGRGWTELFILPGHRFRVVDALITNFHLPRTTLLMLVCAFADRQTVLAAYREAVERGYRFYSFGDAMLIR